The genomic window CCCGGCAGCAATGCCATCGCGCGATCGCCGGTTTTCCATCCGATGGCGGCGGCGCCGGCGGCGGCGACCTCGCCGGCACATTCCAGGCCGATGACTTCCGACGCGCCCGGCGGCGGCGGATAGAATCCCTGGCGCTGAAGAATGTCCGCGCGATTCACCCCGGCGGCTCGGACGCGAATCAGTATTTCGTCGGGCTTGATCGCCGGCTCGGCAACTTCACCGATTTTGAGCGCATTTTCATCGCCGGGTTTTTCAACGATTACCGCTTTCATCATCTGTAAATCATTTGGACCGATATCTGCTTCGTGCCCCTGCCGTCATAGTGAAATTTTGTCTCGTCGAATGACGGCGCTTTGAACCGGGCCTTGGCGTTGTTTGAGAATCCATAGCCCTCGAGCGGGTAGCCGACGAAATTCGAATCGAATTTGCCGTTGCCGTTCTCGTCGTGAAAAAGCGTGACGGCATAATCGCCGGCCCGGACTCCGCCGAAGACGCACTCGCCGCGATTGCCCTGAATCTTTGCCCAGATGCGACGTAGTATATGAGAGTCGTCGCGCGGAAATCCTTCAGGACCCGGCCACAGCGAGCATTCCAGTTGTCCCTTGTCGTTTCGAAAGCCTGTCACTTCAACCTTGATTCCGTCCGCTTTCGCCGCGTCGCCCGCACGCGCCGAGGCAGGCAACGCGGCCGCGGCGAGCAGCAGTGCGAATGCGATCAGCCGGATTCTGATTCTCATTGAATTGCCCATCCAAAAACGAAGAGGGCCCACCGGGACCCTCTCACGCGTTCAATTCTCACAAATTACGAAACGCCGCGTCCGGTGCACGATCGGACCGCCGCTCGATTGCGACGCGGCATCCAGCCTCGATATGGCGACTTTGCCGGCGAATCGGCAAATTCCGTCGGCACGATCATCCGAGCAACCGTGCAACGGTCTTCTCGAACTCGCCCGGCTCGCCGCCCGCGTCGATCTCCACCGGATGCAGATCGACGCCGGCTTCGTCCTGCGCCTTGAGCCGCTCGATCGCGCCTTCGACTCCGCCGATATAACCCAACTCGCCCAGTAGCTTGGGCGATAGCGCCGCGGTGCCCGCCTTCGAGCCGCCCCCGTCCCACGCCTGTTTGACCTTCTGCACCTCGTCGCCGAAGCCAAAGCGCATGAGCTGCTCGGAATAGAAGGTGCCCATGCGCGCGGCGTAGAACGCGACGTTGGCGGCATGTCCCGCAACCGCGCGATCGACGTTCGCCGTCACCGTCACGTGTCCGGGCGCTTTGACGGCGACCGCGCGCGGCTCGCGGCCGGCGGCCGTCGCAATCGCGCGGAAATCCGCGATCGCTTTCTTGAGCGAGTTAATCGGGATCATCACCGGCAGCCATCCGTCGGCTTTCTTCG from Candidatus Binatus sp. includes these protein-coding regions:
- a CDS encoding DUF2141 domain-containing protein gives rise to the protein MRIRIRLIAFALLLAAAALPASARAGDAAKADGIKVEVTGFRNDKGQLECSLWPGPEGFPRDDSHILRRIWAKIQGNRGECVFGGVRAGDYAVTLFHDENGNGKFDSNFVGYPLEGYGFSNNAKARFKAPSFDETKFHYDGRGTKQISVQMIYR